AAAGAAATTTCGGAGAGTTGATATATGGATGCTAAGTGGTTCGTTATACAGACCTATTCGTCGCAAGAGTCAAGGATTGCCGACGATATAAACAGGTTTGTTGAGATGAAGTTTTCCAGCTTTTCAAATGATAAAAAGTTGAATAAACTTCTGACGGATAGTATAGCGGAAGCGAAAAGTCCGCAGAAAGAAGTTGTTTCTGTGAAAAACGGTAAAGCCGTTAAAAGTATCAGAAAGGATTTCCCCTGCTATGTGTTGGTGAATATGGTGTTGAACGAAGAAAGTAAATCGTTTGTGACAAGAATTCCCGGCGTATTGGGCTTTTTGGGCGGCGTGAGAAATCCGCAGCCGATCAAAGAAGCCGAAATGGAACGGATAATGGGCAGAGACGCGTCGCAGGAAACTGTTGTGGAAGCGCCCGAAAATCCGTTCAGAGTAGATGACGCGGTTAAAATAACTGTTGGTTCATTCAAGGGCTTTGGCGGTGAAATTATCAAGATGAATTTGGAAAAAGGTAAGGCGACCGTCAATGTAATGGTGTTCGGAAGAGCAACGCCCGTTGAAGTGGATTTCTCGCAAATCGAGCCGTTGTCGTAATGATTGAGAAGAAGTTAAATTTGGAGGTTAAAGTTGGCTAAAAAAGTAGTAGGGCAGATTAAACTTGCTCTCGAAGCCGCAAAAGCGAACCCGTCGCCGCCGGTAGGACCTGCATTGGGTCAGCACGGCGTTAATATTATGGAGTTCTGCAAAGCGTATAACGCAAAAACTCAGGATCAGGCGGGAATGATTATCCCTGTTGTGATTACGGTTTATGCGGACAAATCGTTTTCGTTTATTACAAAAACACCACCTATGTCGTATCTTATTAAAAAAGAATTGGGTCTCAAAAGCGGCTCAAAAGTTCCTAATAAGGAGAAGGTCGGTAAATTGACGAAAGCGCAGGTAGAAAAAATTGTTAAGATTAAGTTGCCCGATTTGAATTGCGATAATGAAGCGTCGGCGGCTGAAATGGTAATAGGCAGTGCGCGCAGTATGGGCGTTGAAGTCGAAGCATAAGCGAGAGGTAAAGAGAAATGAAAAGAAGTAAAGCTTGGAGAGCGGCAAACGCAAACCTTGAGCCGTTAAAAGAATACGGTTTAATGGAAGCGTTGCAGTTCGTTAAAGACAACGCTCGCGCAAAATTCGATGAAACCGTTGAAGTGGCAGTGCGTTTGGGTGTTGACCCGAGAAAAAGCGACCAAGTCGTAAGAGGCTCTGTTGTTCTTCCGGGAGGTCTCGGAAAAACAGTTCGCGTTTTGGTTTTTGCACAAGGCGAAAAGGCTGAAGAAGCAAAAGCGGCAGGCGCAGACTTTGTCGGTGCAAACGATATGGTAGAAAAAATAACAGGCGGTTGGACTGATTTCGACAGTGTTATCGCAACTCCTGATATGATGGGTGTTGTAGGTAAACTTGGTAAAATTTTGGGTCCTCGCGGCTTGATGCCTAACCCTAAAGTCGGCACTGTAACAAATGACTTGACCAAAGCGCTCGAAGAAACAAGAGCGGGTAAAGTGGAGTTCAGAACCGAAAAAGCGGGAATTATTCACGCACCCGTCGGTAAAGTATCTTTTGATATTGATAAACTTTATGCAAACGTAAAAGCATTGGTTGACGCTTTGATGAAATTGAAGCCGTCTGCCGCAAAAGGCGTTTATCTTAAAGGTATTTCAGTGTCAAGTACTATGGGACAGGGCTTAAAAATTAACGTTGCCGAGTTAAGGTAAGAGGAGATAAAAGTGCTGACTAAACAAGAAAAAGAAAAAGTTATTGAAGACCTCAAAGCAGAGTCTTCTCAAGCGACGGGAATTTATGTTACCGCGTATCAGGGAATGACTGTTGCGAAATTCAATAACGTAAGAGCGAAATTGAAAGGCGCGGGCGCGAAGTACATCGTGGTAAAAAACACTCTTGCAAAAAGAGCGTTGGCGCAATCGGGAATTGAAGGGCTTGACGCCGCTTTCAAAGGTCCCGTGGGTGTGGCATTAAGTAATAAAGATATTTCGGGTGCGGCAAAAATTATCAGAACTTTCAACAAAGAAAACGATAATTTGCTTGCAGTTCGTATGGCTTATGCGGACGGAACAGTGTTTGCAGGGGCGGACGCGGAGCGATTGGCAGACCTTCCATCAAAAGAAGAGCTCCTTTCGATGCTTCTTTCTGCGTTCAACGCGCCGATTACCAAATTGGCAGGTACGCTGGATGGTATTATGACAAATTTTGTTCGGACGGTGGATGCTGTTCGTATCAAAAAAGAACAAGAGTGATTTCTCTTAAAAACGTAAACAAAATGTAAAAAAAATTTAAGGAGTGTTTCAAATGGCAAAAATGACGAAAGACCAACTTGTAGAGGCAATCGGTGAATTGACAGTAGTTGAACTGTCTGACCTTGTAAAGGCAATCGAAGAAAAGTTTGACGTAAAAGCGGCGGCTCCCGTAGCAATCGCGGCAGGTCCTGCGGCAGGCGGAGCAGCGGCTCCCGCGGCAGAAGAAAAAGACGAGTTCACAGTAGAACTTGCAAGCGCAGGCGACAAAAAGATTGAAGTTATCAAGGTAGTTCGCGAAGTAACCGGTCTTGGCTTGAAAGAAGCGAAAGACTTGGTTGACGGAGCGCCGAAACCTGTAAAAGAAGGCGTTAACAAAGCAGAAGCTGAGTCGTTGAAAGCGAAGTTGGAAGCTGCAGGCGCTAAAGTTGAACTTAAGTAAGGTTTACGGCACTAGTTTATGATGCCGAAATTACGGTGAGTTTTCAGAAATAACACGACGTTGTAAAAATGACGCTCGTGTTATTTCGTTTTTTTTGTGTAGAAAGTTATTGAGTGCGGGGTTATTCACGGTTATTTAATGAGAAAAGGATAAAGGAAAGATGAACGAAAGACATAGTTACGCCAAAGTTCGGGATGCAAAAGAGCTGCCTGACCTTTTAGAGATACAAACTAAATCCTACAAGTTGTTTTTGCAAGAGGAAGTGCCGCATCACAAGCGGAGACCTGTGGGTTTGCATAAAGTTTTTCTTGAGGCGTTTCCGGTTGAAGACAATAAGGGAACTTATGAACTAATATATGAAGGATATAAACTCGGCGTTCCGAAGTATTCGCTTAAAGAGTGCAAAGAGCGTGGTTTAAATTACGCAGCACCGCTCAAAGTCGATTTGTCCCTTATAATAAAGGAAGGCAAAGAGAAAACTTTCAAGGAAAAGATAAGCAATAACGTGTTTATCGGCGAAATTCCGCTGATGACCGAAAGAGGTACATTTGTTATTAACGGCGCAGAAAGGGTTATTGTAAGCCAGTTGCACCGTTCGCCCGGTATTGTTTTTAATGAAGGTGAGAGTACTTCTACTCAGAAAAAATACATCGGTGCGAGAATAATTCCGCAAAAAGGCTCGTGGATAGAGTTTATGCTCGACGAGGACAACTTTTTGTGGGCGAGTATCGACAGAAAAAAGAAATTCCCCGCGACAATTTTGCTTCGCGCGCTTGACCCCGAAAAATTTTCGAGCGACGAACAGATTTTTGCGCTTTTCAACGACGTGGAAAAGGTGTTCATAAATTCGACCACCTGCCCGACGCTTAAAGGAAAAGTGCTTGCGGAAAAAATCGTTGACCCCGAAACAGGCGAAGTTATCGAAGAAGCAAATAAAACTATTACCGACGACGACATCGAAGCTTTTAAGGAAGCGGGCATAAACGAAATTAAAATATTGAAGAACGCAGAGGATTACGCTTCTGTTATTCTTCGCAAAACACTGGATAAAGACCATACGAGAAATGACGCAGACCCTGTGGAAAAGTCGCTTTCTCATATGTACGAAATATTGCGTCCCGGTCAGCAATATACAAGCGACACGGGAAAAACGCTTATAGAAAGAACGTTTTTCGACGACAAACGCTACGATTTGGGCGATATAGGTCGTCGCCGTCTGGACGAAAAACTTAAAATCGAAACACCGTTTGACGAAGATGGCAATCCAAAGAAAATTTTGCAGATTGCAGACTTTATCGAAACTTTGAGATACTTGCTTAAAATCGGTAAAGGCGACGGCGAGCTTGACGATATCGACCACCTCGGAAACAGAAGAGTGCGCTCGGTGGGCGAACTTATGGAGGTTAACTTCGGAATTGGCGTCACCAGAATGCTTAAAGCAATCAGAGACAAACTTAACGAAAATCACGAAGAAGAAATCGTTCCTTACGACGTTATTAACGCGAGAGCGGTATCGACTGTTATTCAGTCGTTCTTCAACTCGTCGCAGTTGTCGCAGTTCTTGGACGAAACAAACCCGCTTGCCGAACTTACG
This Chitinivibrionia bacterium DNA region includes the following protein-coding sequences:
- the rplA gene encoding 50S ribosomal protein L1 is translated as MKRSKAWRAANANLEPLKEYGLMEALQFVKDNARAKFDETVEVAVRLGVDPRKSDQVVRGSVVLPGGLGKTVRVLVFAQGEKAEEAKAAGADFVGANDMVEKITGGWTDFDSVIATPDMMGVVGKLGKILGPRGLMPNPKVGTVTNDLTKALEETRAGKVEFRTEKAGIIHAPVGKVSFDIDKLYANVKALVDALMKLKPSAAKGVYLKGISVSSTMGQGLKINVAELR
- the rplK gene encoding 50S ribosomal protein L11, yielding MAKKVVGQIKLALEAAKANPSPPVGPALGQHGVNIMEFCKAYNAKTQDQAGMIIPVVITVYADKSFSFITKTPPMSYLIKKELGLKSGSKVPNKEKVGKLTKAQVEKIVKIKLPDLNCDNEASAAEMVIGSARSMGVEVEA
- the rplJ gene encoding 50S ribosomal protein L10, coding for MLTKQEKEKVIEDLKAESSQATGIYVTAYQGMTVAKFNNVRAKLKGAGAKYIVVKNTLAKRALAQSGIEGLDAAFKGPVGVALSNKDISGAAKIIRTFNKENDNLLAVRMAYADGTVFAGADAERLADLPSKEELLSMLLSAFNAPITKLAGTLDGIMTNFVRTVDAVRIKKEQE
- the rplL gene encoding 50S ribosomal protein L7/L12 produces the protein MTKDQLVEAIGELTVVELSDLVKAIEEKFDVKAAAPVAIAAGPAAGGAAAPAAEEKDEFTVELASAGDKKIEVIKVVREVTGLGLKEAKDLVDGAPKPVKEGVNKAEAESLKAKLEAAGAKVELK